One part of the Leptospirales bacterium genome encodes these proteins:
- a CDS encoding tetratricopeptide repeat protein — MSRLQQLDVNTFYAARPAQRNPQKMRPGLAALLAAAALSFAAAALYGQSSAYLQGKQQLAHRNFDEAFQSFQRALNANPGDGNPLYYMGYIQEQRNRRAEAVAYYRRAIDLRMDNDLRRNAFWKIVLYYKVRRDWENLLVYSERFLAFQDIGEVRKLREMAAQNRDPRAAAHAELLREAREHARANRIEQSIQAYRQALRQDPDSESARWELSLQLMEKRDFASADSELRRLLQSRNEDWEVYYKAGICSLNLRRGDQALQDLENARRLNSRPTEAFVYFVNLAEARIHLDREDFPAAERLLREALQKRATPSANAALAVCEWARGDQNSADRRSRQALNADGALFDALLVQTDLRSRQDASDALELGQRLLNALDGDNAPSPAAPRYARALLYVGRKAAMRQDWSLALRAFDRINLAGLNTASAVSLRDYNFYYGLTLLRSNQLDRSINQLARVEQSPQADYYIAEAGARQRNMERVRLHLKRAGDADAAMWTRADGDPIFQTLAAEDANFAAFLRQRGAPPPETAPPGAEPLPTSSTTSSPSPH; from the coding sequence GTGAGCCGTTTGCAGCAGCTCGACGTCAATACTTTTTACGCCGCACGGCCGGCACAGAGAAATCCGCAGAAGATGCGTCCCGGATTGGCCGCGCTGCTTGCCGCTGCAGCGCTGAGTTTTGCCGCCGCTGCGCTGTACGGCCAGAGTTCCGCTTACCTGCAGGGCAAGCAACAGCTGGCGCATCGCAATTTTGACGAGGCGTTCCAGTCCTTCCAGCGCGCGTTGAATGCGAACCCCGGCGACGGCAATCCGCTCTACTACATGGGCTACATTCAGGAGCAACGCAACCGACGCGCCGAAGCGGTCGCCTATTATCGACGCGCCATAGATTTGCGTATGGACAACGACCTGCGCCGCAACGCCTTCTGGAAAATCGTTCTCTATTATAAGGTCCGTCGCGACTGGGAAAACCTGCTGGTTTACAGCGAACGCTTCCTGGCCTTTCAGGACATCGGCGAGGTGCGCAAGCTGCGCGAGATGGCGGCGCAGAATCGCGACCCGCGGGCGGCGGCTCATGCCGAATTATTGCGCGAGGCTCGCGAGCACGCTCGCGCCAATCGCATAGAACAATCCATCCAGGCCTACCGGCAGGCGCTGCGGCAGGACCCGGACTCGGAGTCGGCGCGCTGGGAACTATCATTGCAATTGATGGAGAAGCGCGACTTTGCCAGCGCTGATAGCGAACTGCGCCGCCTGTTACAATCGCGTAACGAAGACTGGGAGGTGTATTACAAAGCTGGCATCTGTAGCTTGAATCTGCGTCGCGGCGACCAGGCCTTGCAGGATTTGGAAAACGCCCGGCGGCTGAACAGCCGTCCTACCGAGGCCTTTGTCTACTTTGTCAATCTGGCGGAAGCGCGCATCCATCTGGATCGCGAGGATTTTCCAGCGGCGGAGCGGCTGCTGCGCGAGGCGCTGCAGAAGCGCGCCACTCCCTCGGCCAATGCGGCGCTGGCAGTATGCGAATGGGCGCGCGGCGATCAGAACAGCGCCGACCGTCGCAGTCGGCAGGCGCTGAACGCCGATGGCGCACTGTTTGATGCGCTACTGGTGCAGACCGACCTGCGCAGTCGTCAGGATGCCAGCGACGCTCTGGAGTTGGGACAGCGATTGCTGAATGCACTCGATGGCGACAATGCGCCCTCGCCGGCGGCGCCGCGCTACGCCCGTGCGCTGCTCTACGTTGGCCGCAAGGCGGCAATGCGCCAGGATTGGTCGCTTGCACTGCGCGCCTTCGATCGAATCAACTTGGCCGGTCTCAATACAGCCAGCGCCGTCAGTCTGCGCGACTACAACTTTTACTATGGCCTGACGCTTCTGCGTAGCAATCAACTGGACCGCAGCATCAACCAACTTGCACGCGTGGAGCAATCGCCGCAGGCTGACTACTACATTGCGGAGGCCGGCGCTCGCCAGCGCAACATGGAGCGCGTCCGGCTGCATCTGAAGCGGGCCGGCGATGCTGATGCTGCTATGTGGACGCGCGCTGACGGCGATCCCATCTTCCAGACGCTTGCTGCAGAGGATGCAAATTTTGCCGCCTTTCTTCGCCAGCGCGGCGCGCCGCCGCCAGAAACCGCTCCGCCAGGGGCCGAACCATTGCCGACGTCGTCCACGACGTCCTCTCCCTCGCCGCACTGA
- a CDS encoding SDR family NAD(P)-dependent oxidoreductase — MSYYHQKRFVVSGAAGGLGRQFCRQLLAAGARVAGLDLPGPALKALQKEMQDYAGQESFLALPVDLRREQQCRKAVAAVARRFGKADGVIQNAGITHRGLFRDSTPEDHRRVMKVNYFGAINLMQALLPYLQRPADVVALSSVAGFAPLATRSAYAASKHAFQAFFETLRVEEPELFVLVACPSFIDTGARQGGGNRPGIGAQKIGGRPLTPELAVQKILAALQRRKRRAFLTPVSYLSFLLQFVAPGYYDRKMRAAMADDLTAQH; from the coding sequence ATGAGCTACTACCATCAGAAGCGCTTTGTGGTCAGCGGCGCCGCCGGCGGCCTGGGTCGACAGTTTTGCAGACAGTTGCTTGCGGCCGGCGCGCGTGTGGCCGGCCTGGACTTGCCTGGGCCGGCGCTCAAGGCCTTGCAAAAAGAAATGCAAGACTACGCCGGCCAGGAAAGCTTCCTGGCGCTGCCGGTCGATCTCCGGCGCGAGCAGCAGTGCCGCAAGGCCGTTGCCGCCGTGGCGCGACGCTTTGGCAAGGCTGACGGCGTGATTCAGAACGCAGGGATCACCCATCGCGGACTTTTTCGCGACTCAACGCCGGAGGATCATCGTCGCGTCATGAAAGTGAATTACTTTGGAGCGATCAACTTAATGCAGGCGCTGCTGCCGTATTTGCAACGCCCGGCGGATGTTGTCGCCCTGTCCAGCGTCGCCGGCTTTGCGCCGCTGGCCACGCGATCGGCCTATGCCGCCAGCAAGCACGCCTTTCAGGCCTTTTTTGAAACGCTGCGCGTTGAAGAGCCGGAACTTTTTGTACTGGTAGCCTGCCCTTCGTTTATCGACACGGGAGCGCGCCAGGGCGGCGGCAATCGCCCAGGCATTGGCGCCCAGAAAATCGGCGGGCGACCGCTGACGCCGGAGCTTGCAGTACAGAAAATTCTGGCGGCGCTGCAAAGGCGCAAGCGACGTGCATTTCTGACGCCCGTCAGTTACCTGTCTTTTCTCCTGCAGTTTGTTGCGCCAGGCTACTACGACCGCAAAATGCGCGCTGCAATGGCCGACGATTTGACGGCGCAACATTAG
- a CDS encoding MerR family DNA-binding protein has product MLISDLSRRTRISRHTIRYYEKLGLLQSGGRRENSYKEYGEDADYRLRFIHQVKRLGFSLAEIKDFLALLSHSTQKASQRIMPALQQKKSEIDSRIRELQTLKRELERLIRHCGNNPKKGAEQIKELVESMEERAPSLRS; this is encoded by the coding sequence ATGCTGATATCGGACCTCTCCCGCAGAACGCGCATATCGCGGCATACAATTCGCTACTATGAGAAGCTGGGCTTGTTGCAATCCGGCGGTCGGCGCGAGAACAGCTACAAGGAATACGGCGAAGACGCGGACTACCGCCTGCGCTTCATCCACCAGGTAAAACGTCTGGGATTCAGTCTGGCCGAGATCAAGGATTTTCTGGCCTTGCTTTCGCACTCCACTCAAAAGGCTTCGCAGCGAATCATGCCGGCCTTGCAACAGAAGAAAAGCGAAATCGATTCCAGGATCAGAGAACTGCAGACCTTGAAGCGAGAACTGGAACGATTGATCCGCCATTGCGGCAACAATCCAAAGAAGGGCGCCGAGCAGATCAAGGAGCTGGTCGAGTCCATGGAAGAACGTGCGCCATCGCTGCGCAGTTGA
- a CDS encoding carbonic anhydrase, which produces MAESYERLLLNNREWSERKLQDDPEFFARLSRVQRPDFLWIGCSDSRVPPNEITGTTPGEIFVHRNVANMVVHTDVNLLSVLQFAIEVLEVQHIIVCGHYGCGGVDFAMGQQDLGLVNTWLRNIKEVYNLHRAELEAISDPVQRSRRMVELNVIEQARNVAKTAAVQHAWRKRALAVHGWVYGLEDGRIIDLQSTLESPEDLAPVFRLAPGRDDEL; this is translated from the coding sequence ATGGCCGAAAGCTACGAACGCCTGCTGTTGAATAATCGCGAGTGGTCGGAGCGCAAACTCCAGGACGATCCCGAGTTTTTTGCACGCTTGAGCCGCGTGCAACGCCCGGACTTTCTGTGGATTGGCTGCTCCGACTCGCGCGTTCCGCCCAATGAGATCACCGGCACTACGCCGGGCGAGATCTTCGTTCATCGCAATGTCGCCAACATGGTGGTGCACACCGATGTGAATTTGCTCTCCGTGTTGCAATTTGCCATCGAGGTGCTCGAGGTGCAGCACATCATCGTCTGCGGACACTATGGCTGCGGCGGCGTCGACTTTGCCATGGGCCAGCAAGACCTGGGACTGGTGAATACCTGGCTGCGCAATATCAAAGAAGTTTACAATTTGCATCGCGCGGAACTGGAAGCAATCTCCGATCCGGTTCAGCGTTCGCGGCGCATGGTGGAACTCAACGTAATCGAGCAGGCTCGCAATGTTGCCAAGACCGCCGCCGTCCAGCATGCCTGGCGCAAGCGGGCGCTTGCCGTCCATGGCTGGGTCTATGGCCTGGAAGACGGGCGCATCATTGATCTGCAATCTACGCTCGAGTCGCCGGAAGATCTGGCGCCTGTTTTTCGCCTGGCCCCTGGTCGCGACGACGAGCTGTAA
- a CDS encoding sulfite exporter TauE/SafE family protein — translation MQRPFVLWLAAIVLLAFFLQALTGFGSVVIALTLGALLFPIPELLPVLVALNLPLCAYLSWRHRQKIDLRLLFGEILPWMGPMVAVGLLLAGYLQGEPLRKIFGGIVVFFAAREIWLLRRTAAPAPAGPFAFRAWLLTAGLVHGVYASGGPPLVQALAGRRLDRSVFRATLMLLWLLFNAALLGWYCFQGRIDLQVSQRILWLLPTLPAGILLGEWLHLRISENLFRLSVQLLLVFSGLALLFR, via the coding sequence TTGCAAAGGCCCTTTGTGCTGTGGTTGGCTGCGATCGTCTTACTGGCCTTCTTTCTGCAGGCGCTCACCGGATTTGGCAGTGTTGTCATCGCTCTGACCCTCGGCGCACTGCTCTTTCCGATTCCGGAACTGTTGCCGGTACTGGTTGCGCTCAACCTTCCGCTCTGCGCTTACTTAAGCTGGCGGCACCGACAGAAGATCGATTTGCGGCTGCTGTTTGGCGAGATCCTGCCCTGGATGGGTCCAATGGTGGCGGTCGGCTTGCTGCTGGCCGGCTACCTGCAAGGCGAGCCGCTGCGCAAGATCTTTGGCGGGATTGTTGTGTTCTTTGCCGCGCGCGAGATCTGGCTCTTACGCCGCACGGCAGCGCCGGCGCCCGCCGGCCCCTTTGCCTTTCGGGCCTGGCTTTTGACTGCGGGGCTGGTTCACGGCGTCTACGCCTCCGGCGGACCGCCGCTCGTTCAAGCGCTGGCCGGGCGCCGTCTCGATCGCAGCGTCTTTCGCGCCACCTTGATGCTGCTCTGGCTGCTCTTCAACGCGGCGCTTTTGGGCTGGTACTGCTTTCAAGGCCGTATCGATCTACAGGTTTCGCAGCGCATACTCTGGCTGCTTCCCACATTGCCTGCCGGCATACTGCTTGGCGAGTGGCTGCACCTGCGCATCTCCGAGAATCTCTTTCGACTCTCGGTTCAGCTGCTGCTTGTGTTCTCCGGCCTCGCTTTGCTTTTTCGCTGA
- a CDS encoding thiamine pyrophosphate-binding protein, whose product MEEISGGEVAARMLKQEAVDRVFGIIDGTYFGFYSSLRKSNITLISPRHETSAAHMAGAYARLTGKLGVCMASNGPGVANILPGLVVEEAEGNRVLCITSCRRTGISNPDRGGSYQYFDQSAVIARFAKWSAAVPSFERIPEMMRMALRKCFEGRPGVVHLDIPENIMNKKVKAQVALLAPHRYRTIAPLSPAPELVEEAARLLLASSAPIIHAGSGVLHAGACDELEAIAECLQAPVTTSWAARGALREDSPLAMPMIHVKLNHIVRNDADLVLTLGSRLGETDWWGKAPYWRRASEQKMIQVDIDASILGANKPVDIAVQADIGVFLRQLKQRLMALEPGGRRSDGGARLRKYARFRQRYRQKLDRALLDKRSPMHPAQAPAICGATLPEDTIFVADGGNTAVWANFYHEMRRPGSLLSTFKFGMLGAGVAQALGAASAFPDRNVCCIIGDGAMGFHPQEIETAVRNQLRVIFVVLCDKQWGMVKMNQQFTLKPWKTLLFKSLSPEETINADLGEIAFDRLAESMGAHGERVSHPDELEPALRRCMDARRCAVIHVDVDPVKHMWAPGLIHFKEMHLEPKG is encoded by the coding sequence ATGGAAGAAATCAGCGGCGGCGAAGTTGCAGCGCGAATGCTTAAACAGGAGGCGGTTGATCGGGTCTTTGGCATCATCGACGGCACCTACTTTGGCTTTTATTCAAGCCTGCGCAAAAGCAATATTACCTTGATCAGTCCGCGACACGAAACCAGCGCAGCGCACATGGCCGGCGCCTATGCTCGACTGACTGGCAAACTCGGCGTGTGCATGGCTTCCAATGGACCGGGCGTGGCCAATATACTGCCAGGCCTGGTTGTCGAAGAGGCCGAGGGCAACCGTGTTCTCTGTATCACCAGTTGCAGACGAACCGGCATCAGCAATCCCGATCGCGGCGGAAGTTACCAGTACTTTGATCAAAGCGCTGTGATCGCTCGCTTTGCAAAGTGGAGCGCAGCGGTCCCTTCCTTTGAGCGTATCCCGGAGATGATGCGCATGGCCCTGCGCAAATGCTTCGAGGGACGACCAGGCGTGGTTCACCTGGACATTCCCGAGAACATTATGAATAAGAAAGTCAAGGCGCAGGTCGCCTTGCTGGCGCCGCACCGTTACCGCACAATCGCGCCGCTTTCGCCGGCGCCAGAGCTGGTCGAGGAAGCGGCGAGACTGCTGCTTGCTTCGAGCGCGCCAATCATTCATGCTGGAAGCGGAGTGTTGCATGCCGGCGCCTGCGATGAACTGGAGGCCATTGCCGAGTGCCTGCAGGCGCCTGTTACCACCAGCTGGGCGGCGCGCGGAGCGCTGCGCGAGGACTCGCCGCTGGCTATGCCCATGATTCATGTGAAGCTGAACCATATCGTTCGCAACGATGCCGACCTTGTGCTGACGCTTGGTTCGCGTCTGGGCGAAACCGACTGGTGGGGCAAGGCGCCTTACTGGCGACGCGCCAGCGAACAGAAAATGATCCAGGTTGATATCGACGCCAGCATCCTGGGCGCCAACAAGCCAGTTGACATTGCCGTCCAGGCCGACATTGGCGTCTTCCTGCGCCAGCTTAAGCAACGACTGATGGCCCTGGAACCCGGCGGCCGGCGCAGCGACGGCGGCGCCCGTTTGCGCAAGTATGCCCGTTTTCGCCAGCGCTACCGCCAGAAGCTGGACCGCGCCCTTCTGGACAAGCGCTCGCCTATGCATCCGGCGCAGGCGCCGGCCATTTGCGGCGCCACGCTGCCCGAGGATACAATCTTTGTCGCCGACGGCGGCAACACGGCGGTGTGGGCCAACTTCTATCATGAAATGCGACGGCCAGGTTCGCTGCTATCGACTTTCAAATTTGGCATGCTGGGCGCGGGCGTAGCCCAGGCCCTGGGCGCCGCCTCGGCCTTCCCTGATCGAAACGTTTGCTGCATCATTGGCGACGGGGCCATGGGCTTCCACCCCCAGGAAATCGAAACGGCGGTGCGCAACCAGTTGCGCGTGATTTTCGTGGTCCTCTGTGATAAGCAGTGGGGCATGGTAAAGATGAACCAACAGTTTACGTTGAAACCATGGAAGACGCTGCTTTTCAAGTCGCTCAGCCCGGAAGAAACCATCAATGCCGACCTGGGCGAAATCGCTTTTGATCGACTTGCAGAATCGATGGGCGCTCACGGCGAACGCGTAAGTCATCCCGATGAACTGGAACCCGCGCTGCGGCGCTGCATGGATGCCAGGCGCTGCGCCGTGATCCATGTCGACGTCGACCCGGTGAAGCATATGTGGGCCCCCGGCCTGATTCACTTCAAGGAAATGCACCTGGAGCCAAAAGGATGA
- a CDS encoding sigma-54 dependent transcriptional regulator — protein MIWRSVLLVLGITLLVLAGWIASALLIMPLALAPLPAAVLAAWLLLPRLEALLFPGRRLSAESLQALNSGMQTSGHAFEDPGLFLEHCLSLLHELFGFEKGFLLITGGYTRSILRSRGPLPGWLVSDGRLSAEARLLTGRLRLPAELEPQFRQIFLLGSATQQGQTSGERYPRFLRSLRALLNRLYGEDFRLFFPVLFQREIFGYLVLGRKRNHLPYFPAELRLLENSRIPFALAIRNAGIRQENQRLRAHLRPPDGAEAPTDAGAGNELQIGDHRLVYSDARMSEAVERAHRVAALDMPVLITGETGVGKELLAALLHSKGVGPGAPFVAVNCASIPTTLWESELFGSVRGAFTDARNDRAGYVEQAGQGALFFDEIGEMPLEIQPKILRLVQERSYQAVGDRRLRRAACRLIFATHRNLPEMIAAGRFREDLYYRINVYELRLPPLRERAGDIPQLAQSLVERYASRWGMKAPRLGEQTLALLCRWRWPGNVRELENCIIRLVADSRGAAEITPHYLPAAMQSEAVVEAPHALNLAAGVQLDFEALTAGYARDLIEKALSASENNRSRAAELLGISRGRLNYQIRQLGLQAAGE, from the coding sequence ATGATCTGGCGAAGCGTCCTCCTTGTTCTTGGAATCACGCTTCTGGTGCTTGCTGGATGGATCGCTTCGGCCTTGCTGATCATGCCTCTTGCACTTGCGCCTTTGCCGGCGGCAGTACTTGCAGCCTGGCTATTGCTGCCCAGGCTGGAAGCCCTGCTGTTTCCGGGGCGTCGTTTGAGCGCCGAGTCCTTGCAGGCGCTCAACTCAGGAATGCAGACTTCCGGGCACGCTTTTGAAGACCCGGGACTTTTCCTGGAGCACTGTCTTAGCCTGCTGCATGAGCTCTTTGGCTTTGAGAAGGGCTTCCTGCTGATCACCGGCGGCTATACGCGCAGTATCCTGCGCAGCCGCGGTCCTTTGCCAGGCTGGCTGGTCAGCGATGGGCGCTTGAGCGCGGAGGCCCGACTGCTGACCGGACGGCTACGATTGCCGGCCGAGCTGGAACCGCAGTTTCGCCAGATCTTTCTGCTGGGCAGCGCAACACAGCAAGGCCAGACTTCCGGCGAGCGTTATCCGCGCTTCCTGCGCAGTCTGCGCGCTCTACTCAACCGACTGTACGGCGAGGACTTTCGACTCTTTTTTCCGGTACTTTTTCAGCGCGAGATTTTTGGCTATCTGGTTCTGGGTCGCAAACGCAACCATCTACCCTATTTCCCGGCAGAACTTCGCCTGCTGGAAAACAGTCGCATTCCCTTTGCTCTGGCCATTCGCAATGCAGGCATTCGACAGGAAAACCAACGACTGCGCGCTCATCTTCGACCGCCGGATGGCGCGGAAGCGCCGACCGATGCGGGCGCCGGCAATGAGCTGCAGATAGGCGACCATCGCCTGGTCTACTCCGACGCGCGCATGTCCGAAGCCGTTGAGAGGGCGCACCGTGTCGCTGCTCTGGATATGCCGGTTTTGATTACTGGCGAAACCGGCGTTGGCAAGGAACTGCTGGCCGCATTGTTGCACAGCAAGGGCGTCGGCCCCGGCGCTCCCTTTGTCGCTGTAAACTGTGCATCGATTCCCACAACCTTGTGGGAAAGCGAGCTGTTTGGCAGCGTTCGCGGCGCTTTCACCGATGCGCGCAACGATCGCGCTGGCTATGTGGAACAGGCCGGCCAGGGCGCGCTCTTCTTCGATGAAATTGGCGAGATGCCGCTGGAAATTCAGCCGAAGATATTGCGCCTGGTTCAGGAGCGCAGCTACCAGGCGGTCGGCGATCGCCGGCTGCGGCGCGCCGCCTGTCGTTTGATATTTGCCACACATCGCAATCTTCCCGAGATGATCGCCGCCGGCCGGTTTCGCGAGGACCTCTACTATCGAATCAATGTCTACGAGCTCAGATTGCCGCCGTTGCGCGAGCGCGCTGGCGATATCCCTCAGCTGGCGCAGAGTCTGGTTGAACGCTACGCTTCGCGCTGGGGAATGAAGGCGCCGCGTCTGGGCGAACAAACCCTGGCCTTGTTATGCCGCTGGCGCTGGCCGGGCAACGTGCGTGAACTGGAAAATTGCATCATCCGTCTGGTCGCCGATAGTCGCGGCGCCGCGGAGATCACTCCTCATTACCTGCCAGCGGCAATGCAAAGCGAGGCTGTCGTTGAAGCGCCGCATGCACTGAACCTGGCTGCCGGCGTGCAGCTCGACTTCGAGGCGCTGACAGCGGGCTATGCCCGCGACTTGATTGAGAAGGCGCTCAGCGCCAGCGAAAACAATCGTAGCCGTGCGGCGGAACTGCTTGGAATCTCCCGCGGGCGCCTGAATTACCAGATTCGCCAGCTGGGACTGCAGGCCGCCGGCGAATAG
- a CDS encoding SDR family oxidoreductase has protein sequence MKTILVTGASGYLGAQTVTALAQSGQARLIACDVRAPRLEDRRDAVVYEDVDVRSPQLASLFGKHKPDCVIHLASIVTPAPRSTAEFEYSVDVLGSENVLKACLSAGVKRIVVSSSGAAYGYHADNPSWLREEDALRGNDEFAYSRHKRLVEEMLARYRQAHPQLKQTIFRIGTILGERVRNQITALFDRKRILILRGVASPFVFVWDQDVVACLQRAALEDIDGIFNVAGDGALELEEIARMCGKPTLALSPTLLKLALSILYPLRLSPYGPQQLRFLQFRPVLDNSRLKQVFGYTPAKSSRQALQFYLSSRGMLQDSKQ, from the coding sequence ATGAAAACCATTTTGGTGACCGGCGCGTCTGGCTACCTTGGCGCACAGACTGTCACAGCGCTGGCACAGAGCGGCCAGGCGCGCCTCATTGCCTGCGATGTACGAGCGCCGCGACTCGAAGATCGGCGCGACGCTGTTGTCTATGAGGACGTAGACGTCCGATCCCCGCAGCTAGCATCGCTGTTTGGCAAGCATAAGCCCGATTGTGTGATTCACCTGGCATCGATTGTGACGCCAGCGCCGCGCAGCACTGCAGAATTTGAATACTCCGTGGATGTGCTTGGATCGGAAAACGTACTGAAGGCCTGCTTGAGCGCCGGCGTGAAACGCATCGTCGTATCTTCCAGCGGCGCGGCCTACGGTTACCATGCCGACAATCCGTCCTGGCTGCGAGAGGAAGACGCCCTGCGCGGCAATGATGAATTTGCTTACTCCCGGCACAAGCGTCTGGTAGAGGAGATGCTGGCGCGCTACCGTCAAGCGCACCCGCAATTGAAGCAGACTATCTTTCGCATCGGAACGATACTGGGCGAACGGGTGCGCAACCAGATCACCGCCCTCTTTGATCGCAAACGCATCCTGATTCTGCGCGGCGTGGCATCGCCCTTTGTATTTGTCTGGGATCAAGACGTTGTCGCCTGCCTGCAGCGCGCGGCCCTGGAAGATATCGATGGCATATTCAATGTCGCCGGCGATGGCGCACTTGAACTGGAGGAGATCGCCCGAATGTGCGGCAAGCCAACGCTCGCGCTCTCGCCGACGCTGCTCAAGCTGGCCCTGAGTATTCTATATCCGCTGCGATTGTCGCCTTACGGACCGCAGCAGCTGCGCTTTCTCCAGTTTCGGCCGGTGCTGGACAACAGCCGACTCAAGCAGGTCTTTGGCTACACGCCGGCCAAGAGCAGTCGGCAGGCGCTGCAGTTCTATTTATCCAGCCGCGGAATGCTACAGGATTCGAAGCAATGA
- a CDS encoding bile acid:sodium symporter family protein, producing MMPIDQVRLNFNPASLTALNIILGFVMFGVALDMKLADFRNAWRSPKPILIGLFAQFVLLPAATFGLVWLIRPAPSIALGMFLVASCPGGNISNFLTHLARGNTALSVSMTAVSTFVATFMTPLNFSLWAGLYAPTQALLRDFTLDRWEMLLAVFLLLGLPMSIGLFVSQRFPAFSHRLKTPMRYLSIAIFGLFVIGALAANFRYFLDYVGYVVFFVMLQNGAALFSGYAAALLSRLPEGDRRAVAIEVGIQNSGLGLILIFNFFDGLGGMAIIAAWWGIWHILSGLSVAFWWRRRAPGPRAQSGAT from the coding sequence ATGATGCCCATCGATCAGGTACGCCTCAACTTCAATCCGGCCTCGCTGACTGCGCTGAATATCATTCTGGGCTTTGTGATGTTTGGCGTGGCGCTGGACATGAAACTTGCGGACTTTCGCAACGCCTGGCGTTCGCCCAAACCAATCCTGATTGGCCTTTTCGCTCAATTTGTGTTGCTGCCGGCGGCCACCTTTGGCCTGGTCTGGCTGATTCGCCCCGCTCCCAGCATTGCCCTTGGCATGTTTCTGGTGGCGTCTTGTCCAGGCGGAAACATCTCAAACTTTCTCACCCACCTTGCGCGCGGAAACACAGCGCTATCGGTCAGCATGACAGCCGTTTCCACTTTTGTCGCAACTTTCATGACGCCGTTGAATTTCAGCCTCTGGGCCGGCCTCTACGCGCCGACGCAGGCGCTGCTGCGCGACTTCACACTTGATCGCTGGGAGATGTTGCTTGCCGTATTCTTACTTCTCGGATTGCCGATGAGTATCGGGTTGTTTGTGTCTCAGCGCTTTCCGGCCTTTTCGCACCGATTGAAGACCCCGATGCGCTATCTGTCCATTGCAATCTTCGGGCTTTTTGTAATCGGCGCCTTGGCCGCAAACTTTCGCTACTTTCTGGACTATGTCGGTTACGTAGTTTTCTTCGTGATGCTGCAAAACGGCGCGGCCCTGTTTTCCGGGTACGCAGCAGCTTTGTTGAGCCGCCTGCCAGAAGGCGATCGTCGCGCCGTCGCCATTGAAGTCGGCATCCAGAACTCCGGGCTCGGACTTATTTTGATCTTCAACTTTTTCGATGGCCTGGGCGGGATGGCCATCATCGCCGCTTGGTGGGGCATCTGGCATATTCTTTCCGGGCTGAGCGTCGCTTTCTGGTGGCGACGACGGGCGCCCGGGCCGCGAGCCCAAAGCGGCGCGACATGA
- a CDS encoding DUF86 domain-containing protein → MNDLDLLRQLLAGAGWLSTALASRLQSAVGFRNVLVHGYTEVDLAILKDVLENRSGDIAQFCVEIRQKLLD, encoded by the coding sequence ATGAACGATCTCGACCTGCTTCGGCAGCTCCTGGCCGGGGCTGGATGGCTTTCAACTGCTCTTGCTTCGCGCTTGCAGTCTGCTGTTGGCTTTCGCAATGTTCTAGTCCATGGCTATACCGAGGTAGATCTTGCCATACTCAAGGATGTGCTGGAAAATCGAAGCGGCGACATTGCACAGTTCTGTGTAGAGATTCGCCAGAAGCTGCTTGATTGA
- a CDS encoding type 1 glutamine amidotransferase domain-containing protein, which translates to MQAEKKHRALIVATSYDHFDSNGKKTGYWLSEVAHFYEALTHAGIDCDIASPSGGEPPLDRKSASVLDRFLNRKLLKDPGYQNKISNTRKISEVKAADYDIVYFAGGHGVMYDFPDDAALARLGAEIYERGGIVSSVCHGACGLLNIKLASGQHLIEGKKVAGYTNSEELLSGLRTTVPFLLEDALKKKGARFVKRPAFLPFAVADGRLITGQNPFSSKAVARMVLKALQA; encoded by the coding sequence ATGCAAGCGGAAAAAAAGCATCGCGCCCTGATCGTCGCCACCAGCTACGACCACTTTGACAGCAACGGAAAGAAAACCGGCTACTGGCTGAGCGAGGTGGCCCACTTCTACGAGGCCCTGACCCACGCCGGAATTGACTGCGACATTGCCAGCCCATCCGGCGGCGAGCCGCCCCTCGATCGCAAAAGCGCCAGCGTTCTAGATCGCTTCCTGAATCGTAAATTGCTCAAGGATCCTGGCTACCAGAACAAGATCAGCAATACGCGGAAGATCTCAGAGGTCAAGGCCGCTGACTACGACATCGTCTACTTTGCCGGCGGCCACGGCGTGATGTATGATTTTCCAGATGATGCCGCCCTTGCCCGTCTGGGCGCTGAGATCTATGAGCGCGGCGGAATCGTTTCGTCGGTCTGCCATGGCGCCTGTGGTCTGCTGAATATCAAACTTGCCAGCGGGCAGCATCTGATTGAGGGCAAGAAGGTGGCCGGCTATACCAACAGCGAAGAGCTGCTCAGCGGACTGCGCACCACCGTGCCTTTTCTGCTGGAGGATGCGTTGAAGAAAAAGGGCGCCCGCTTTGTTAAACGCCCCGCGTTTCTGCCTTTTGCCGTCGCCGATGGCCGGCTGATCACCGGACAGAATCCCTTCAGTTCAAAGGCCGTAGCGCGCATGGTACTGAAGGCATTGCAGGCCTGA